TCGTGTTTATATATGCTTAGATGTGAATACTCctttaaatatgaaaaaatgtGAGAAACTAAATGGATCGTACAACGTTGATGCTATTTGGATAAATTTACCTAACCCTGTTTTGAAGATCGATGACAATATTCAAGAAGGGGAGTGTTGTGCACCATTAGATTCTATGGTCAAGTCACGCTATTGTTTTAAGAAATGTTCATTAAGTGCGGTGAGTTGGTTTTCTCTTtatgtaaattttatttatGAGGAACAAATGATGCTACATAATGATTTCTTGTTTGCTATTTCTTCATGTGATCTCTCCTACGACGACAATTGCAAGAagaaaccgaggacggtttccagacaagaaggggaggatgatgtgaccatcaagtatatgcatacaaccaagcatgagaaatataaaacattGCCAAAGAATACATCGGATAAATGGAGGATCTACAGGATATTAAAGTCCAATGAGTTTTGGAATCCAGTTCGGCCTCCGGAGACAGCATTGatttcaaacggacctagcgccttcatgccaactccgatttgggtgatcttggacttcgtGGAAAGCTTATCTCGCTACCTTTCAAATGCATCCAGTCTCACgtccaaattcatctcgagtctacgggaatcgccaaaacaagacagtgctgttgctgaaaccgaacttAGGCCTTaggccttgtaatagactaggcccatctcggaagtgtctccctccacctccacgaattagcacttaaccctagctttattttcctctataaatagctttgtacatTCTCAAAAacatttgggttttgtttagttgaattttgccaagtgccattcaccttgtctctagtcctcgctcgattagtcggcgactattgattcagagcccccaatagttggcgtgttgatttgccgggtcgattagatctaccacttcaatcgcaactatttctttgtgcttaatcacctattcgcaatatttagattgcatcttatcttgttcttgcagtgttctctcgtttgcattgcaggaatcatcaaccgcgcgtcacggttggtacgacatcgtttgtggtgtagcgattgcacggcgtcctggacttgttctggttggtagccacgtcgcaaacgtcgcactcgataaaagcgagagttatcccctcaccagaagatcgggccacgtGAGAGAGCGTCATCAACACCCCGGGTCATTGTAATTTATCTCacagatcaatacaactactctcggtgcatcgccaccctcttttccgaggtttttacttatcaccGGCAGAACTTGACACCTGACACGGGGCTGTATCGGCTTCGATCTCTAGCGAAGGGATAAGATGCATCAATTTATGTTCAATATAATCCCTAGGGCTTCCACTTAGAAACATATTCATTCATGATTGCTTAGAGTCCCTTTTCGATCAATAGATACTCTGAAGGTGTTGATTGCTACATATCACTGTGAGCTACCATTCATGaagggcaaaatttgctacaggacacgcaCAAATCGTGTAATTAGCTGTAAGACACCAAAAAACGCGTCGCTGCCCACGGACACTACGAAAGTTGTGCAATTGGCTGTAGAACACTGGAgttaatattttataatttccgaGCTTTGAGAGGTGAGAGTTTTTTCGTAATGCCCGGATTGCCCCTAGCGCTACACGTTGTAAACCCAACTGGGTCGAACCAGACCCAGTCGTCCCCATCTCCTCCACTTGAGTTCCATTCCCCAAGCATCCCCGATCCCTAACCTAGCTTGTgtcagcggcggaggcggcggcggcggcgaggacggcttgtgtccacggcggcggcggcgccgcactCGCCGTAAATTTTTGGACAGCAACTCTCTGTGATGTATACTTCTGCAGCAGCTCTGCATAAACATTGCCAGTATTGGTTTGATGTTGACACAAATTTTGGCAGCATGTCTGTATAATGTAGACAAAAGTTTACATCCCAGATTGGCATAATCATAATCACACAGCAATATGACAGTTTGGCAAAATCACAAAGCAAAATTCCAGAAATAATCACTGCCATTCCACATAAACTAGGAGCTAACATCATCTCATTGAACTTCAGATGGCAGGAGCTGCCTTGTTGCTTGGAGCAGCAACATCCGCAGGGATGCTTTCTTCCCTGCACTATTTTTCCTCGGTGACATCATCCCAGCTGCTGCCTACCAATATAACTGCTCCATCACCcaacgtcgccgtcgtcgttgatGCTTCCAGCgctgccgtcctcgccgccgctgtcgccgccgccgattgggGAAGATTGGGGAATGGAACTCGGGATTGGGGAAGATTGGGGAATGGAACTCGGGTGGGGGAGATGGGGATGACTGGGTCTGGTTCGACCCAGTCTGGTTCGACTCCAATCACAGGGGCAATCCGGGTATTACGAAAAAACTCTCACCTCTCGAAGCtcgaaaattataaaatattcacTCTAGTGTCCTACAGCCAATTACGCAACTTTTGTAGTGTCCGTGGGCAGTGACATGTTTTTGCGGTGTCTCACAGCTAATTACACGATTTTtgcgtgtcctgtagcaaattttgtctTCATGAAGTATCATCTAGTACgccatacaaaaattatattagCACTTTTAACGGTGACAGGATACCCCACACTACTACAGAACGATTTTTCTATACGAGAACCCCTATAGTTTGCAGCGGACAGTAATTGGTCGCGTCTGTAAAAATCAACTTGAGTTTTTGTATACGGCTCCTTAAGAGACCCACAAGCAAAAATCAAATTTCATAGACAAGCCTCTTAACATACCTGTATAcaaaaataagcctattttcACATATAGGCCTCTTAAGTGACCGTATACGAAAATGCATTTTCGTAGGTGGGAGGAGCccgacggaggagggaggggtgaCGGTGGCAACGGCAGGGCCGTCCCCCAAACGGATACGGCTGCAGTGGATTTGCACCTAGCTAGGCTCtttatttttttgggatttttatctttttggttttttatttttgcgtgcggacaATATAAGCACCCgtatggaaaaaaaacaattgagtTTTTTACATACACTTTCGTGCAGACGGGCAGGTCAACCCTACGGAAAAATAAGTTTTGCCCGTTTGGAAAAAAGTGCTGTTTTTGTAGTGCCAATTGTACACGCGGTTAAATTTACTAACTAGAACAACAAGGCCATTTATTTATTTCGTTATTTGTAGCTCATGCAAGCAAATACATGGAAAAAAAGGTTTCTACGGATGCCATCTGCTGATAGATTGTAGAGTGGTATGATTGTCTAAAGATTTTCTAAGGACGTGGCCCTAACCCAGCATATCCAGAACCACCACCGTTACCGGCACCGCTTCCACCATTTTGAGTATCAGTGGTGCCACCACCATTAGCGCTAGCACGTGCATTTGTAAAACTGGGAAAATACTCATGCAGCATGGATGAACCTGAGCCCATGCCACTACCTGCCCCATAACCTTTAGATCCAGGGTTGCCTCCTGCTTGTccttcaccatcaccaccaccggtACCACCAGCTTTAGAGGATCCTGCAGAATCGAGGCTACTAAACACTGAGCCTGACCCAGACCCACCGCCAAATCCAGCTCCGCCATATGGTgcacctccaccgcctccaccttTCCCTTGGGCAACCGCATGAGATCCTTCAACCACGCTGTTCTCGCCCGAGCTGGCCCCGCTTCCAGACCCTAAGCCATGACCGTTTACATAGCCGGCACCCTCACCTCCTCCGGTGCCCGTTGCGCTCGAGATAGAGAATCTAGCCACTCTTGCAGCGTTGGCTAACCCAATGCATAATAGCATAACAAAGCCGAGAGATGCTAGTTTTGTGATAGCCATTGTGAGCTAAAATGTGTAAGTATAGATGATGAGGTTGCTAGACCAAAGACGACTTACACCGATATTTATAGTGCTCGAGAGGCCATGCATTACGCAACGGCTTACTGACCATATATAGCACACGCATGAGGATTGATATAGTGAATGGAGTAGGGCAGGATGAAGTTGATAAACTAATGGAGAATCACTGGCGACGCAAGCATAATTAAGGAAGAGCATCACCGCCTTTTCTGTACCCTTCATCTTTGGATCCTGTGTTTTATGGCTGACttatcaagtttttttttttatctagggCTTGCTCGTATGCCATTTGCTTAATTTCTTTCATGTGATCCATGTCGGCAGCTTAGCACCGGCCATAGAGCCAGCATGTACAACTGCAAGCTTGAATGTATATGtgatagtatatatattttaggtGGTATTTAAAACAGAGTATTCAGTATTATTATCACAACAAATTGTCTACCGGCCGATTATAGGAATACACATTGAATATTGAAAGGACCATCAATAACTTCCAAATATTTAGTTTGAAGATTAGATTTGTGTTTACAATTGTTTTTGCAATAGTAtaattttattaattattattattatattctaATAGAAGAATAGCAGTTAAAGTTTTACCTCAAGGACcaaataaatttaataatattatatatttaaatacaaaggtactccctccgttccaaaatataaggcacaaccacccttaacccaaataccaaaaaataattattatcatatcCTAGTTTGgatcaccctaataaatataatacatgcatccaatagaactAGATATCTTGtgggtggaggatttaaaaaagtaataatttaatggagaggaggtcctaattaattgtatgcatgccttatattatgaaacatccaacaaaagtagttgtgccttatattatggaacggagggactACCTTTTAAGGCAACATATATCGatactaaaattttatttttgaactgAATATTTCAGAAGGTATTGGTAATCAAAGTTAGTTTGATCAAttcttattaaaaataaatactccctccgtattttaatgtatgacgccgttaacttttcgaccaacgtttgactattcgttttatttaaaatttttatgcaaatatgaaaatatttatgtcatgcttaaagagcatttgatgacgaatcaagtcatcataaaataaatgataattacataaattttttgaataaaacgaatggtcaaacgttggaaaaaagtcaacagcgtcatacattaaaatatgtaaaatatgGAGTTGAGTATTCATGATCGAAGATAGTACTACTATTTAGCCTTGGGGTGTAGATGGTGGTCAGCCCAGATAAAAATTTGGAACATGATGATGCTCTGCTTCTTGGTTTGATCAACCATAATGGGGCGATGGATCAAGCTAGTTCAGCTTTCAAAAACTTTAATGGACACGATTATCCTTGCATCCTGTAATGCAATATTAGTCATCAAAAGGGCACTTTGCTATCTTCATCAATGAGATGGGCGTATTTTGCTGATGTGAAGAGAGCAACGACGATTGTCTTATATATgctttaggtggtgtttggatgtaGTCCCTCTCACAATAATTTTAGTCCCTCCCATAgggatttatatttttgttagaAGGACTAAAATAAGTTTCTCCCATCCCAAACAGCTAGCCCCTTATACATATCCTAGTTAAGCCGGGAGAGAACCTGAAATATGGTTAAAATAATACTCCATCTGTTGTCAAATAGATCATGACGCTGTTAATTTCTTGATATGACTTTTGTTCATTCGTTTTCTTAAAGAAACTATATAGTATCTAAGTATTCCGTTGTGGTTTGTGGTTTGTTTTCCAAACATGTCTGGTATTTTGCATATTTACACTAGATTTTCAAATAGGATGAATGGTTAATATTGTACAAAAGCTAATAa
Above is a window of Oryza sativa Japonica Group chromosome 10, ASM3414082v1 DNA encoding:
- the LOC112936610 gene encoding putative glycine-rich cell wall structural protein 1; this translates as MAITKLASLGFVMLLCIGLANAARVARFSISSATGTGGGEGAGYVNGHGLGSGSGASSGENSVVEGSHAVAQGKGGGGGGAPYGGAGFGGGSGSGSVFSSLDSAGSSKAGGTGGGDGEGQAGGNPGSKGYGAGSGMGSGSSMLHEYFPSFTNARASANGGGTTDTQNGGSGAGNGGGSGYAGLGPRP